The Vibrio aerogenes nucleotide sequence TTAAAACAGAAAGAAAAACCCTTCGTCTATCATGACACCCATTCCGGTGCCGGACGCTATGACCTGAATCACGAGTGGTCAGAGAAAACAGGAGAATACAAGCTGGGCATCGGTCGTATCTGGCAACAGCCGGATTTACCAACTGAGCTGAATCCTTATCAGGAAAGTGTTGCCCGGCTGAATCAGCCAAACATTCTCCGCTATTACCCCGGTTCTCCCCTTGTCGGACGGGCATTGATTCGTCCACAGGACCGGATGGTTCTGACCGAACTTCATCCCAGTGATTATCCATTGCTGGCGCAGGAATTCCAGCGGGATCGCCAGGTCAGGATTTTTAAAGAAGATGGATTTACCCGCCTGAAAGCCAGCCTTCCCCCCAAAGAACGCCGTGGATTGGTTCTGATTGATCCGCCATACGAGCTTGCAACTGAGTACAGAGATACCGTAAAAGCGATAATTGAAGCACACAAGCGCTGGGCAACCGGGATTTATGCGATTTGGTATCCGGTCGTATACCGGGAAAATATCGATGACATGCTGACGGGCCTGAAAAATTCAGGTATCCGGAAAATTTTGCAGATTGAACTGGGCGTTTCTCCTGATACAACGGAAAGAGGCATGACCGCATCCGGTATGATCGTCATCAATCCGCCCTGGAAACTGGAAAGTCAGATGGAAAAGCTGCTACCGTTTCTGAAAGAAAAAATTGCACCGGCAACAGGCCATTTCACGCTGAAATGGGTTGTTCCGGAGTAAAACGGACCAATATATAACCCAAGGTGCCTTAAGTTGTACGATTTACGGAACTTCAGACACAGACGAATAAACTAATATATCCAATTAACCGAAACAGAATCATTGGGCCTCAAAGCCACGGAATCAAACGGAGAAAGTCATGGCAACACATTTTGATTACATATGTATTGGCGGCGGAAGTGGCGGTATCGCTTCTGCAAACAGAGCTGCAAGATACGGTGCAAAAGTTGCGCTCATCGAAGCAAAAGACCTGGGTGGCACCTGCGTCAATGTCGGATGTGTGCCGAAAAAAGTGATGTGGCACGGTGCTCAGGTTGCTGAAGCCATCAAGCTCTACGCAAAAGATTATGGCTTTGACGCAACCCTGAACAACTTTAACTGGTCCACTCTGGTAGAAAGTCGTCAGGCTTATATTGGCCGGATTCATCAGTCTTATGACCGGGTGTTAGGAAACAATAAGGTGGAAGTCATTCGTGGTTTTGCCAAATTCATCGATGTCAAAACAGTCGAAGTCAACGGTGAACATTACACAGCCGATCATATCCTGATTGCGGTAGGTGGCCGGCCAAGCATCCCGAATGTTCCTGGTGCAGAATATGGTATTGATTCCAATGGTTTCTTTGAGTTGCAAGAACAACCGAAGCGGGTTGCTGTGATTGGGGCAGGTTATATTGCGGTAGAAATCGCCGGTGTATTACATGCACTGGGTAGCGAAACTCACCTGTTCTGCCGGAAACAATCTCCGATTCGCAGCTTCGATCCGATGGTGATTGAGACATTAGTGGAAGTGATGAATGAAGAAGGCCCGACACTGCACACAAACTCTGTGCCGAAAGAAATCGTCAAAGAAGCGGATGGTAGCCTGACACTTCATCTGGAAAACGGCAGCAGCCAGAATGTGGACACATTAATCTGGGCGATTGGCCGTCATCCGGCAACCGATGCGATTAACCTGGCAGCCACAGGCGTTGAAACCAATGATCGTGGTTACATCAAAGTCGATGAATTCCAGCAAACCAACGTTCCGGGCATCTACTGCGTCGGTGACATCATGGAAGGTGGTATAGAGCTGACACCGGTCGCTGTCAAAGCCGGTCGCCAGCTTTCCGAGCGCCTGTTCAACAACAAACCTGATGCGAAAATGGATTACAATCTGGTCCCGACCGTGGTCTTCAGCCATCCCCCTATCGGTACGATTGGCCTGACAGAGCCTGAAGCAATTGCGCAATATGGTGAAGACAACGTCAAAGTCTACACGTCTTCTTTCACTGCGATGTACACCGCAGTCACAGCCCACCGCCAACCATGCCGGATGAAACTGGTTTGCGCCGGAGCAGATGAAAAAGTCGTTGGCCTGCACGGGATTGGTTTTACCGTAGATGAAATGATTCAGGGATTTGCGGTTGCAATGAAGATGGGCGCAACTAAAGCAGATTTTGACTCAGTCGTTGCCATTCACCCTACCGGTTCGGAAGAATTTGTCACCATGTAGACCGGAGTCTGGAAAATCGGATCTGCCGCAAACAGAGTGAAAGATGCGGCAGATCAACAGATACAGAACAAGTAGCTCTCTACACCGGATTTAATGATGGCTCAGGGACGCATGGCTTATATGGTTCATAACCTGTCAGCCCTGACAGTGCTTCATGCAATTGCTGGTTTAATTCATCCAGAAATTGATATCGTTTCGTATAGAGTTTCCTTTTACTGCGGTTTAATGTGTCCGGCTCTTTGCGGGGAAGCGTTAATGGAACCGCAAAAAGGTGTTTATTCAAACGGATGGCGTGGTGTTCTTCCCAAAAAGTATCGTAGTCAAATTTGACTTTTCTTGCTTTCGAGGACTGATAACGTAATGCCTGATAGACATGTCCTTTACCCGATACAGCCTGAACTTGATCGATGTTCCACTCTCTGGCCAGCATCAATGTGGTTTCCAGAATAAAAGATTTGGGTCTCAAACCATGGAATGATCGGGTGAGTGTTTTGATACATGCCTTGCGGTCACTACAATCCCCGCGAGGGCCCTGGACAGCACCGATATGCATTGTCCATCTTCCGTCCTGTTCCTGAAACAGTGTAAAAGACAGGCTATAAATAGTGCCAAACCCACCATACAACCGGATTCCAAGAGAACCTTCTTTGATGTTTCCCCGGAAAAGATTCAGCGTATAAACATCCCCCTCCCTGTCTGAGAGTTTCAGCAGGTCAATACCTTGTGGCGATAATAGCAATGGTGTTTTTGTCGTAAAAATCTGACTGATTAAATTATAATGATGTATCCGGGCTGTAATTCGCTGTTTCGCAGACCATGTGACACAACCGTAGGGCATGAATGACATTTCAAACACGGATGAAATATACGGTATTGATTGGCTGAGATTAGGGTCAGAAAATAATAAATTTTCCAAAGCTTTAAAATGGTGCCTTTTTATCAGACTAAACAGAATGAACCTTACAATTTTTCTGATTTTTTTTATGCCTTTATCTTCATCGTATATTTGTGTAGATAATTCTATCATTCTTGAAATATAACAAACACCATTCATATAAACCTCATTGAATAATTATTATTAATAAATTGATGCACGAAAACATTGACTGAATTAATAAATAAAACACCGTTCAATTTTGTTGTATATTATTTCTTTTTAAAACTACTTTTATTTACATTTTTATGAATAATTTATTTCATATGTAAAAATTTTATTATCATCGGTGATCATTGAGTTCTATCGTAAACTCCGAAGCTTTAAATGAATATTTCTCTCAATTTCCATTTTATATTTTGAATTTTGATGTTTAAAAGTGGTTATTTCGCCGCTAAATACCTGTTCTTAAATATGCGCCACTTTTGGTAACGAGGCAGATATCGATAAGCAGACCTTACGCGGCAGAGCCCTAAGGATGGGTTTATGCGCGTCTGTGCTCGATATCTGCCTGGGTGACCGACAATTGGCAACCATGCGCTAACATCTCGCTTAAAAGTTTACTTTTCAATAGATTAAAGAAATTCAGAGGGAGTGGGGAGTGGTTCTGTGACTATCGTACGGGAGGCTGGCATGGCCATATCATCAATTATTATCTCAGTCCTGATTAGTGATAAGCCAGCCGCTAAAGCCTTTCTGAATAAGGCAATAGTTTCGCATGGTCTGCCACATCTTTATTAACTACATGGACTACCAAACCTTTTATTTTTCTAATGGCTCCAACCATTTAATCATTCTACAACATTATTTTTATAATAGATTATTCAGAGACTGAAAAATTATTGACTGGAGTGATTCATTTGAGAATTATCATTAATTTTTATATTTTATGTAAAATAATACTGAGGCAATAATATATAAAATATATGTCTTCCTGGTATTTTAACAGAACTATATAAATATTAGTTATGCACCATTAACTAATATTAATACACCCAAGTGACCTCAGGATACAGTATTCTGAGCGTCATCAACAAATCCGGTTCAAGAAACAGAAGACCCGCCGGGAGGCGGGTCTTCTGTTTCCTTTAGCGGCTCAGGCAACGCGACGGGGTCGCTCATACTTTTTACTACAAAATGTTTGATGCAGTACCCGAATACTGGATTCATACTCATCATCACTGACGACAAACTGAACACTCACATGCCGCATCGATGCATAGACTGCAAGCGGAGAAATCTGATCATCGGTCAAAGCCCGCACCCCCTGGCTCAATACCGTATTTGTATTAATCAAGGCGCCGGTCACAGAAATCAATGCCACCATCGATCCTGTCACAGACGAGTCAGGAAAGTGCTGTCGGGTCCGGAGCATCACTTCATCCAGAATCTCTGTGCTACCGCTCAGGTAATAAGTGATCGAATTTGCATTCATTTCTTTACTAATCAACGTGACATGAGCATCCGAAATAATTTCCATCACTTCACAACTCACATTATCAACTTCCCGAACCATGCTCTGATCGAAAATATGCAGCGCAAACACTTTACGCTTACCGGCGATGATTTCAATTTTATCATCCGCAGGCTGGAACTGATTACTGATCAGTGTGCCGTCATGTTCAGGTTCAAATGTGTTTTTAATTCTCAGAGGAATATTATGCTGACGAAGCCCGGAAGCTGCATTCGGGTGAATGGCTTCCATACCTAAAGCGGCCAGCTGATCCGCGACATCAAAGTTTGTCTGACCAATCGGGAAAACGAGTCCCGGTCCGATAATCTTCGGATCCGCACTACTGAGGTGATATTCTTTATGAATAATGGCCTGATCAGCACCGGTCAGACAGGCGATCCGGCTGAATGTCATCTCACTGTAGCCACGATCATAAGTTTTCATTAAGCCTTCATCACAATAGGCGTAACCAGTGATAACCGGCAGCACTTTCGTGACATCAATCGACTCAAAAGTTTGATGAATGACTTCATCCAAATTGCCTTTCAACTCATTGTTCCAGCCTGACAAGTCAATAAACTTTGCCCGGATGCCGAGAGTGTTTAACTTCAGAGCAGTGTTATAAGCACTGTGCGCTTCACCGATCGAAGATAAAAACTCTCGAATCTGCGGCAGATATTTTTGCAAAGTAAACTGACCGTACTGACAGGTCTCCAGAATATTCTCAATACAGTTCTTCGCTTCTTTCAGACGGGTCTTTATAAACTGGTCCGCCTGAATCCGGTGAAAAGGGTCGGCAAACATGTTTTCATTGATCAGAAGCATACGTTGCTCCAGCTCAGAGATTGCGTCCCGCCACGCGGCATCACGTCTGGCAACATACCGGTAAATACCCGGCTTCCCTGAGCGCTTACATTCAAGTAACGCGTCTGTCATTCCGGCGTATGCAGAAACAACAAAAACTCTGTGATACGGGTCATCCGGACGTAATAAAATATTATCAAAAACAGCGTCAAACGCTGACATCGATGTACCGCCGATTTTCTCTACGGTATAAGTCATATAGTTATCCTTGTAATTTACTTTCTCGTGCTTGATTGTTTTATTGAATGAATCAGAAAAGAAATTTATTCAACTAATGGATAAACGCCATGTTCATCATGGACTTCAGCGCCCGTAATCGGCGGGTTGAATACACACGCCATCACCATATCCGAGCCCTCAGCCGCACGCAGATAATGTTCATCATGTTGATCAAGCAGATACATGGTGCCCGGTTTAATCGGATAGGTTTTCCCGTTCACCACTTCAATTTCACCTTCACCAGACATGCAATACACAGATTCCAGATGATTCTGATAATGAATATGTGTCTCTGTGCCCTGGTAAATCGTTGTAATATGAAATGAAAAACCGACATTATCGTCTTTGAGAATCATCCGGACACTTTCCCAGTTTTCTGCAACGACACGACGTTCACTGTTCTGACATTCTGCTAATGTTCTGACAATCATATGATCCTTCCTTATGATGCTTTTTTGGTTATTTTTGAAGACACTTCTGCGACCACACCGGTAAAGATGTCCAATCCCTGAGCCAGCTCAGCTTCAGTAATAGTCAGCGGACAGAAAAATTTCACCACTTCATCATCAGGCCCGGCCGTTTCGATAATCATGCCATCATGAAAACAGCCTTCTGAAATAGCCGCAGCTATCTCACCATTTTTACAGGCAATCCCCTTCATCAATCCCCGGCCTTTCACTTGACTAAACAAATTAGGATACAGATCAAGCGCCTTATTCAATGAACGGTTGACCTGCTCTGAACGCTGACGGATATGACGTTCAAATGTGTGGTCAGCCCAATAGGTTTCCAGTGCTTTGGCCGCGGTGACAAAGGCATGGTTATTTCCCCGGAAAGTACCGTTATGCTCTCCGGGCAACCACTGATCGAGTTCAGGCTTCAATAACACGATCGCCATCGGCAATCCGTAACCTCCAATTGATTTCGATAGCGTCACCATATCAGGCACGATTCCGGCAGGTTCGAAACTGAAGAAAGTACCGGTCCGGCCACAGCCAGCCTGAATATCATCGACAATCATCAGGACGCCATGAGCAGTACAAATCCGGCGCAACCTTTGTAGCCACAGATTAGATGCAGCATTTAACCCACCTTCGCCCTGCACGACTTCTAACAATACTGCTGCAGGTTTATCCAGACCGCTTGAATTGTCATTTAACATCGTTTCAAGGAGTGTCAAACCATCGACATCGGCATAATCGTCATAAGGAATCCGGGTTATTCCGGATAACGCCATTCCAGCTCCACCCCGGTGATGCTGATTACCTGTTGCAGCCAAAGCGCCTGAACTACATCCATGAAATCCATTGGTAAAGGCGATGATATTGGTTCGGCCAGTGACCTTTCTGGCCAGCTTCATAGCAGCTTCGACAGCGTTGGTTCCCGTTGGACCGGTAAACTGAACTTTATAATCCAGTGAACGGGGCTCAAGAATATATTGCGTTAGTGCAGTTAAAAAATCTGCTTTTGCCTGCGAATACAAATCTAAGCCATGTGTCAAACCATCCCGCTCTATATAATCCAGTAAGGCCTGTTTCAATGCATCGTTATTATGGCCGTAATTCAGGGCACCAGCCCCGGAAAGAAAATCGAGATACTTATGACCATCCTCAGTCTCCAGCCAGCAACCTTTTGCCTGGGTAAAAACAACCGGAAAATGATTGGAATACGAGCGAACCTTTGATTCTTTTTGATGGAAAATATCCATGTTTTAATCCTTTCTGTCTTTATTATTTTTCAGATGAACAATTCAGGGGAATGCGATACAAAAACTCAGTATCGTGCTTGCCTTTGAAATGCCGGTTTTCATCCAGAAAAGTGGAAACACTTCCCTGCAAGCCATGCGCTTTATCCAGCTTTTTAAACAAGGCCCAAGAACTTTGGTTGTCTTCAGTGATCGTTGTTTCCACCACAGCAACCTTGCAGAGCGAAGGACGCTTCAGCAAATTCTGCAACATCCGGAATGCCAGTCCCTGACCACGAAAGCGTGGCGCGACAGCGACCTGCCAGATGAATAGCTCATCAGGAGACTCTGGCTTCCGGTAAGCAGAAATAAAACCGGCAACCGCTTGATCACGTTCTGCAAGAACGCAGGTACTGTTGAAATGAGAAGACTGAAGAAAATTACAATAGGAAGAGTTGACATCCAAAGGCGGACAGGCCGCTATCAACTGGTGAATCCCATCACCATCATCCAGGCAAGGCGTACGAAAACGCCACGACGCATCTTCTTCATCCCGAATGTCTGCTTGTGAGATCCAAGGTGTTGCAGTCACGATTGATTGACGCATAATGTTTAGAACTCTAATTAATTAACACCCTAACAAGGATACACAATGAGCAATTTAGATCAAGTAAAGTCTAAAAAAATCACAAAAAATTAAGTAAAATGGCATTTAAGAGACAATATGATGACATTATCATTAGATGTGTAATATTTAGAATAGTAAACAATTAACGTTAGTCTTAATCTTAAAAATGATCAAATTTTCTTCTGGAGAAATGTGCAATAAACTCAAAAGACAAAAAAGCCCTTCGATCATGAAGGGCTGCGTAAAGCACAAAAACTGAGGAGAATGGGACAGACTTATACGATAGTCAGACGTACATCAATATTTCCGCGGGTTGCATTCGAATATGGACAAACTTCATGTGCTTTATTCACTAACTCTTCAGCCAGAGATTTTTCCATACCAGGAATACTGATGCGCAGTTCAACTTCAATGCCAAATCCCTGAGGAATTGGACCAATTCCCACCAGTCCCTCAATCTTAGCTGAATCAGGTATAGCCACTTTTTGTTGTGAAGCAACCAGCTTTAATGCACCGGTAAAACAGGCCGCATAACCTGCAGCAAACAGCTGTTCAGGGTTAGTACCTTCATTCCCCGCTCCACCCAATGCTTTTGGGGTGGTTAACTTCAAATCAATCATTTGATCATCGGCAGTTGCCCGGCCATCACGACCACCAGAAACAGATGCCTGAGCAGTATAAAGAACTTTTTCTAAAGACATTATTGACTCCATATATTTAATTTTAGTCGCTAGCAATTAAATAGCGAACTACTTAGTTGTTAAATCAAGACAGCCTGATACCAGGATAAATCATAGTCTGTCTAAAATATTATTCCGCAACATTTCGAGGTTTGCTTTCATCTCCAGTAAGGCATCTGCGTCACAAGCTGTTGAACACATCACTTGTTCGGGTATATGAACTGCTTGTGCCCGGAGCGACTTTGCTTTGTCGGTCAGATAAATAATAACATGGCGCTCATCCTGCTCAGAGCGCTGACGAATCACCAGCTCTGCAGATTCCATGCGCTTGAGCAAGGGAGTCAGTGTTGCTGAATCCAAAAACAACTGCTCACCAATAGAAGAAACAGATAAACCATCCTGTTGCCACAATGTCAGAAGAACCAGATATTGAGAATAAGTTAACCCCAGTGGTTTTAATACCTTACGATAAAGTTTATTCATTGCAAGTGACGCTGAATACAAAGCAAAACAGACTTGCTTGTCCAAATTCAACCACTGTGTTTTATCAGATGTATCCACCCTTCTCTTCCTTACTCTGTGTCTTGGTCATCTGACCCTGTCATCAAATAAAGCTTACTACTAAATAGTGCACTATACAATGGTTAAAAATATAATTTCTTTGAGATGAACAAGCCAGACCGGAAATATCAGGAATCAAAGTCATACAGGAGAGGAGAAATCACCCACCTGAAATTATGTCTGGTTAATAACAGCAACCAGACACATCAAAGCACGATCGAACTCAACAGGAAAGTATGGTTAAAGCGGGGAAATTCAACGATCAACACATAAGACATTGAGTAATGAAGTCCCTTTGAGTTGTGTCACTTTACCACTGGCAAACAGGCCTTTTTTATCTCTCCCCCAATAAGGCAGATAAACTGGCCATTTGTCTTTCTCCATCACTTTAGACATGCGCAATCGCTGCCATTGTTGCTCAGAGGCGAGTTTCATGCCAATTTTTTGACATGTCAGCTTCGCATCGTCATAACTCAGTCGGTTCCATGGCTTGTTATATTCCATGTAAAACTGGGTATCTTTCTTTGTTCCGACAAAAGGAACCGCATAATTCACTTTAGCAATGACAGTCCGCTTACGAACCTCGGGCTGACCCTGTATTGTTGAATGCGTTGCTGCAGGCCGCGATGCGGTTGCAGAAGCCGCCGGACCTGACTGTGGACGCTTAACCGGTGGCTTTTTTACCGGAGCAGCCTTAGGTTTGGGCTTTAGCTTCGCTTTAGACTTAGCCGGAGCCGCTGGTTGACTTCCTTTTTTCATCACTTCGCGGATAAAAGACTGTTTATACGAGGGAAGCTTCCGGATCTTCTTCAAATCCTGCCGGGCATCAATAATGCTTTCGTAGGGACCGATCAGGCAGCGATATCCTTTTGATTCAGGCTTCATCCACACATCTGAAGAGATGTTTTTATATAATACTTTTGCCTGTGTAAGGGGCATAGGGTGAGCATAGATGCCACACTGAATCCAGAACACCGAGTCATGTCGCTTCGGCTGCGATTTCCCCCATAATCCCTGACCAATCGGACAGGACTTATCCAACAGGGGCAATTTCTGTGTCGATTCCTGAGTTGCATCACACAGAAATTCATCCTGCGCCTGAGCCGTCTGGGTCCACGACAGCAAACCGCACAGAACAAAGCCCCCTAAAATACTTTTGGTGATTGTACTCATCACTTTCACAACAAAGTCCTTTGTAAATATATTGAGCAGACAAATGATTCAAGACATATTTTCAAATTTAATGCAAAAAAAGAGCCGCATTTATAATGATACGACTCAGTTTATGGAATTTTTTATCGAAAAATCAATTGTATTTGTTCACTTATATCAAATATTAGGCTTAAAAGTATACCGATGCCAATGCAAAAACTGAACTGTGTGCATTTAGGCACAAAAAGGCAGCAACAACACGTAATCAAAGATGACTTAATTGATAAAGGCTAAAGAATGAATGCGCCACCAAACTGCACGATTCAGAAGCTTCCGTTTTATCAGATATAAAAAAGCCCCAGCAAATGCTGAGGCTCTGAGTATGGTCGGTGAAGAGGGATTCGAACCCCCGACCCTCTGGTCCCAAACCAGATGCGCTACCAAACTGCGCTATTCACCGAATTTTATTGTTTGGAGGAATCCATTTACTCTTCATAAAAATAAATGGGGTGGCTAACGAGACTCGAACTCGCGACAACCGGAATCACAATCCGGGGCTCTACCAACTGAGCTATAGCCACCATAAAAAAGAAAAATGGTCGGTGAAGAGGGATTCGAACCCCCGACCCTCTGGTCCCAAACCAGATGCGCTACCAAACTGCGCTATTCACCGAACTAAATGCACTATTTATCATCTCGATAAATGGGGTGGCTAACGAGACTCGAACTCGCGACAACCGGAATCACAATCCGGGGCTCTACCAACTGAGCTATAGCCACCATTATTTTTCTTTTTGCCGATATTCCCTCCGAGGAATGGCGCGCCCGAAAGGATTCGAACCTTCGACCTTTGGCTCCGGAGGCCAACGCTCTATCCAGCTGAGCTACGGGCGCTTCTATGCCCTTATCGGCGGAGTGGAATGATACGGGTATCAATGTTTGCCGTCTAGTATTTTTTTCAAATTTTTTTGTTATTTGGTGCCTTTTTCATCAGAAAAAGGTTTATTCAGGCAAAAAGCCGGAATTTCTTACAAACCAATCATGTGTCCGGGTAAATCAACCGGTTCAGTCTTTCTTGAACATCGCACGAAGGTTTGCAATATGTGCTTGTCCTTTTTGCTTCGTTTCTTCCTGAGTAAGCGTTTTCTTACGTGCTTCCCAGGT carries:
- a CDS encoding ectoine synthase, translating into MIVRTLAECQNSERRVVAENWESVRMILKDDNVGFSFHITTIYQGTETHIHYQNHLESVYCMSGEGEIEVVNGKTYPIKPGTMYLLDQHDEHYLRAAEGSDMVMACVFNPPITGAEVHDEHGVYPLVE
- a CDS encoding SPOR domain-containing protein, which gives rise to MSTITKSILGGFVLCGLLSWTQTAQAQDEFLCDATQESTQKLPLLDKSCPIGQGLWGKSQPKRHDSVFWIQCGIYAHPMPLTQAKVLYKNISSDVWMKPESKGYRCLIGPYESIIDARQDLKKIRKLPSYKQSFIREVMKKGSQPAAPAKSKAKLKPKPKAAPVKKPPVKRPQSGPAASATASRPAATHSTIQGQPEVRKRTVIAKVNYAVPFVGTKKDTQFYMEYNKPWNRLSYDDAKLTCQKIGMKLASEQQWQRLRMSKVMEKDKWPVYLPYWGRDKKGLFASGKVTQLKGTSLLNVLCVDR
- the ectA gene encoding diaminobutyrate acetyltransferase, with translation MRQSIVTATPWISQADIRDEEDASWRFRTPCLDDGDGIHQLIAACPPLDVNSSYCNFLQSSHFNSTCVLAERDQAVAGFISAYRKPESPDELFIWQVAVAPRFRGQGLAFRMLQNLLKRPSLCKVAVVETTITEDNQSSWALFKKLDKAHGLQGSVSTFLDENRHFKGKHDTEFLYRIPLNCSSEK
- a CDS encoding MarR family winged helix-turn-helix transcriptional regulator, with amino-acid sequence MDTSDKTQWLNLDKQVCFALYSASLAMNKLYRKVLKPLGLTYSQYLVLLTLWQQDGLSVSSIGEQLFLDSATLTPLLKRMESAELVIRQRSEQDERHVIIYLTDKAKSLRAQAVHIPEQVMCSTACDADALLEMKANLEMLRNNILDRL
- a CDS encoding VirK/YbjX family protein, with the protein product MNGVCYISRMIELSTQIYDEDKGIKKIRKIVRFILFSLIKRHHFKALENLLFSDPNLSQSIPYISSVFEMSFMPYGCVTWSAKQRITARIHHYNLISQIFTTKTPLLLSPQGIDLLKLSDREGDVYTLNLFRGNIKEGSLGIRLYGGFGTIYSLSFTLFQEQDGRWTMHIGAVQGPRGDCSDRKACIKTLTRSFHGLRPKSFILETTLMLAREWNIDQVQAVSGKGHVYQALRYQSSKARKVKFDYDTFWEEHHAIRLNKHLFAVPLTLPRKEPDTLNRSKRKLYTKRYQFLDELNQQLHEALSGLTGYEPYKPCVPEPSLNPV
- the gorA gene encoding glutathione-disulfide reductase, which codes for MATHFDYICIGGGSGGIASANRAARYGAKVALIEAKDLGGTCVNVGCVPKKVMWHGAQVAEAIKLYAKDYGFDATLNNFNWSTLVESRQAYIGRIHQSYDRVLGNNKVEVIRGFAKFIDVKTVEVNGEHYTADHILIAVGGRPSIPNVPGAEYGIDSNGFFELQEQPKRVAVIGAGYIAVEIAGVLHALGSETHLFCRKQSPIRSFDPMVIETLVEVMNEEGPTLHTNSVPKEIVKEADGSLTLHLENGSSQNVDTLIWAIGRHPATDAINLAATGVETNDRGYIKVDEFQQTNVPGIYCVGDIMEGGIELTPVAVKAGRQLSERLFNNKPDAKMDYNLVPTVVFSHPPIGTIGLTEPEAIAQYGEDNVKVYTSSFTAMYTAVTAHRQPCRMKLVCAGADEKVVGLHGIGFTVDEMIQGFAVAMKMGATKADFDSVVAIHPTGSEEFVTM
- a CDS encoding organic hydroperoxide resistance protein produces the protein MSLEKVLYTAQASVSGGRDGRATADDQMIDLKLTTPKALGGAGNEGTNPEQLFAAGYAACFTGALKLVASQQKVAIPDSAKIEGLVGIGPIPQGFGIEVELRISIPGMEKSLAEELVNKAHEVCPYSNATRGNIDVRLTIV
- the ectB gene encoding diaminobutyrate--2-oxoglutarate transaminase, coding for MDIFHQKESKVRSYSNHFPVVFTQAKGCWLETEDGHKYLDFLSGAGALNYGHNNDALKQALLDYIERDGLTHGLDLYSQAKADFLTALTQYILEPRSLDYKVQFTGPTGTNAVEAAMKLARKVTGRTNIIAFTNGFHGCSSGALAATGNQHHRGGAGMALSGITRIPYDDYADVDGLTLLETMLNDNSSGLDKPAAVLLEVVQGEGGLNAASNLWLQRLRRICTAHGVLMIVDDIQAGCGRTGTFFSFEPAGIVPDMVTLSKSIGGYGLPMAIVLLKPELDQWLPGEHNGTFRGNNHAFVTAAKALETYWADHTFERHIRQRSEQVNRSLNKALDLYPNLFSQVKGRGLMKGIACKNGEIAAAISEGCFHDGMIIETAGPDDEVVKFFCPLTITEAELAQGLDIFTGVVAEVSSKITKKAS
- a CDS encoding 23S rRNA (adenine(2030)-N(6))-methyltransferase RlmJ, with the translated sequence MLSYRHSFHAGNHADVLKHIVQSLILDALKQKEKPFVYHDTHSGAGRYDLNHEWSEKTGEYKLGIGRIWQQPDLPTELNPYQESVARLNQPNILRYYPGSPLVGRALIRPQDRMVLTELHPSDYPLLAQEFQRDRQVRIFKEDGFTRLKASLPPKERRGLVLIDPPYELATEYRDTVKAIIEAHKRWATGIYAIWYPVVYRENIDDMLTGLKNSGIRKILQIELGVSPDTTERGMTASGMIVINPPWKLESQMEKLLPFLKEKIAPATGHFTLKWVVPE
- a CDS encoding aspartate kinase, producing MTYTVEKIGGTSMSAFDAVFDNILLRPDDPYHRVFVVSAYAGMTDALLECKRSGKPGIYRYVARRDAAWRDAISELEQRMLLINENMFADPFHRIQADQFIKTRLKEAKNCIENILETCQYGQFTLQKYLPQIREFLSSIGEAHSAYNTALKLNTLGIRAKFIDLSGWNNELKGNLDEVIHQTFESIDVTKVLPVITGYAYCDEGLMKTYDRGYSEMTFSRIACLTGADQAIIHKEYHLSSADPKIIGPGLVFPIGQTNFDVADQLAALGMEAIHPNAASGLRQHNIPLRIKNTFEPEHDGTLISNQFQPADDKIEIIAGKRKVFALHIFDQSMVREVDNVSCEVMEIISDAHVTLISKEMNANSITYYLSGSTEILDEVMLRTRQHFPDSSVTGSMVALISVTGALINTNTVLSQGVRALTDDQISPLAVYASMRHVSVQFVVSDDEYESSIRVLHQTFCSKKYERPRRVA